One genomic segment of Scophthalmus maximus strain ysfricsl-2021 chromosome 3, ASM2237912v1, whole genome shotgun sequence includes these proteins:
- the timm17b gene encoding mitochondrial import inner membrane translocase subunit Tim17-B, with the protein MEEYAREPCPWRIVDDCGGAFTMGAFGGGVFQAIKGFRHAPAGVGHRLRGSATAVRTRAPQIGGSFAVWGGLFSTIDCGLVRLRGKEDPWNSITSGALTGAILAARSGPLAMMGSAMMGGILLALIEGFGILLTRYTAQQFQNPVPFADDPSQLPPKDGGQQQEL; encoded by the exons atgGAGGAGTATGCCCGCGAACCCTG TCCCTGGAGGATCGTGGACGACTGTGGAGGAGCCTTCACCATGGGAGCGTTTGGAGGAGGCGTGTTCCAGGCCATCAAGGGTTTCCGCCACGCCCCCGCG GGAGTCGGACACCGACTGAGAGGCAGCGCCACCGCAGTGAGAACCAGAGCTCCACAGATCGGAG GGAGCTTCGCCGTGTGGGGCGGACTCTTCTCCACCATCGACTGTGGTCTCGTTCGCCTCCGAGGGAAAGAAGATCCGTGGAACTCCATAACAAGTGGAGCGTTGACGGGAGCGATCCTGGCAGCGCGCA GCGGGCCCTTGGCCATGATGGGCTCTGCCATGATGGGAGGCATCCTACTGGCTCTCATCGAGGGGTTCGGAATCCTCCTCACCAGATACACAGCGCAGCAGTTTCAGAATC ctgttccCTTTGCAGACGACCCCAGTCAGTTACCTCCTAAAGATGGAGGCCAGCAGCAGGAACTGTGA
- the pqbp1 gene encoding polyglutamine-binding protein 1 — MPLPAALLARLAKRGIVKPTEQEVDEEIIAEDYDDNNVDYEATRLENLPPNWYKVFDIACGLPYYWNVETDLVAWLSPNDPTAVVTKAAKKLRAADVAEERVERPFEKPERERDRERERDRERDRDDGRERERRKPRREDVAPYSKSKRGRKDDEMDPMDPSAYSDAPRGTWSTGLPKRNEAKTGADTTAAGPLFQQRPYPSPGAVLRANAANQIPKE; from the exons ATGCCTCTACCTGCAGCTCTGCTGGCCCGTCTGGCCAAGAGAGGGATCGTCAAACCCACAGAGCAAG AGGTAGATGAGGAGATTATTGCTGAAGATTATGACGACAACAACGTAGATTATGAAGCCACCAGACTCGAGAATCTCCCACCGAACTGGTACAAAGTGTTCGACATCGCCTG CGGTCTTCCTTATTACTGGAACGTGGAGACGGACCTGGTGGCCTGGCTGTCGCCCAACGACCCGACCGCAGTGGTGACGAAAGCTGCCAAGAAACTGAGAG CTGCGGATGTGGCAGAAGAACGAGTCGAGAGGCCGTTTGAGAAGCCGGAGCGAGAGCGGGACAGAGAGCGTGAACGGGACAGAGAGCGAGACCGGGACgacgggagggagagggagcgacgGAAGCCGAGGAGGGAAGACGTGGCGCCATACAGCAAGAGCAAAAGAG gaAGAAAAGATGATGAGATGGACCCCATGGATCCAAGTGCTTATTCTGATGCTCCGAG gGGCACGTGGTCCACCGGCCTGCCCAAGCGTAACGAGGCGAAGACGGGCGCCGACACCACGGCAGCGGGGCCTCTGTTCCAACAGCGCCCGTACCCCAGTCCGGGTGCCGTGCTCCGGGCCAACGCAGCCAACCAGATCCCCAAAGAGTAG